The region TCCCGTGGCGCCGTTGAATGCCTACGGTGCGAGCAAACTAGCCGGCGAGCGGGCGATTGAAAACGTGGCCGGCGATTGGCTCACGCTACGGACCACCTGGGTGTATGGGCCGCGTGGCAGCAACTTTTTGCGAACCATGCTGCGCGTGGCGGGTGAGCGCGACAGGCTGCGTGTGGTGGCGGACCAGACGGGTGCGCCGACTTCGGCGCGCATGATTGCGGATCTCACCGCCCATGTCGTGGCGCAGGCTCAGCGCGAGCGCAATGCCGGCGAATTCGAGTCCGGCTTGTTCCATATGACGGCTGCGGGCGAGACAACATGGCACGGCTTCGCGAGCGCGATCATCGAGGGCGCGCGTGCCTCCGGGAAGATGGCGATCAAGGCAACGTCGATCGAACCGATCTCCTCAGACGAGTATCCGACGCCGGCGCGCCGCCAGCAGTATTCCGTGCTCGACAACGATAAGTTCGACCGACGCTTCAGGCTCGGTCGCCTCGACTGGCGCGAAGGGCTAGCGCTGGCGCTGGACGATCTTTTGGGGCAGTAAGCACGTCCCGCATTGCAAACAGGAACAGGTATGGAAACACCAAATCGACTGCTGCATCCACTGGCGGTCGTGTACTCGCTCACGGAGAATTGGCATCTGATCGTGCAATTCGTGAAACGCGAAGTGGCCGGTCGCTATAAGGGTTCGTTTCTCGGACTCTTTTGGTCGTTCATTACGCCGCTGTTGATGTTGAGCATTTACACGTTTGTATTTGGGTTTGTGTTTAAGTCGAGATGGCGGCCTACGTCGACCGACCACATCGAATTCGCGGTGGTGATGTTTGTGGGCGTGCTGGCGCACAACTTGATCTCGGAGTGCCTGACACGCGCGCCGATGTTGGTGGTCGGCAATCCGAACTACGTTAAGAAGGTGGTGTTCCCACTGCAGACACTGCCCTGGATCGCGATTGGCACCGCGTTGTTTCACATGCTCGTCGCGTCGGTCATTCTTCTTATCGCGATCCTGTTCTGGCAGGGGCATATTCCGTGGACGGTGATTTTCGTTCCCGTGATCCTGTTGCCGTTTATCGTATTGATTGCCGGGCTGGTGTGGTTCCTTGCGTCGTTCGGCGTCTTCATGCGCGATCTCGGGCAAGTGATGGGTATTGTGTCGTCGCTGCTGATGTTCATGGCGCCCGTCTTTTATCCGCTGACCTCGGTGCCACCGCGCTTGCGCGCGATCATCATGCTCAACCCCTTGACCTTTGTGATCGACCAGATTCGTAACGTCGCAATCTGGGGCGGCCAAGTCAACTGGCTCGGTTGGGCTATCTATTCGGTGATTGCGTATATCGTCGCATCGCTTGGACTATTCTGGTTCCAGAAAACGCGTAAGGGATTTGCAGATGTGCTCTGATAGCGTGAGAGAAACCGCTGTCGAGGTGCATGGTCTCGGCAAGCGTTATGAAATTTACAGTGCTCCGCAGGATCGGCTGAAGCAGATGATCCTGCCGCGTGTGTCGCGGATGGTGGGCCGGCAGCCGAAGGAATACTTCCGCGAATTCTGGGCCCTGAGGAATGTCGATCTGACGGTCAGCCGCGGTGAGACGGTGGCGATCATTGGGCAGAACGGGTCTGGCAAGTCGACCTTCCTTCAGCTCGTCTGTGGCACCCTGTTTCCGACTCAAGGCGAGGTGAAGCGGAGCGGCCGGGTCGCCGCGCTGCTCGAACTGGGCGCCGGTTTCAATCCCGATTTCACCGGCGAAGAGAACGTTTACCTGAGCGGCATGCTTTACGGTTTGACCGAAAAGCAGTTGAAGGAACGCTACAAGTCGATCATCGAGTTCGCGGAGATTGGCGACTTCGTTTCGCAACCCGTGAAGACGTACTCGAGCGGGATGTATGTGCGCCTGGCGTTCGCGATCGCTGCGCACGTCGATGCGGACGTGCTGGTGGTGGACGAGGCGTTGTCCGTCGGCGACGTGCGCTTTACGCAGAAGTGCATGCGCTTTTTGCGCGAGTTCCAGAAGAACGGCACGCTGCTGTTCGTGAGTCACGACGTCGGTGCGGTGACGAGCCTGTGCTCACGCGCGGTCTGGCTCGATCATGGCTCGGTGCGCATGGATGGGTCGGCCAAAGAAGTGGTCGAGGCTTACCTTGCCGAGCAGCATGTGCTGGATCGAAAGGCACAGGGCGTGGCAGTGAGTGCGGTGAAGACCGCGCGGGCCCGGGCCAAGATGAAGGCGCTCGACGTGGTCGATCCGCGGGTCGATCAATTGAAAGCTGCGAACACCATCAAGGTATTTGAATTCGATCCCGCGGTGCAGGAGAGCGCATTCGGAGCGGGCGGCGCCTCGATCGTCGATGTTGCGTTGATCGACGAAGATGGACGTCAGGCTCAACTCATGCAAGGTGGCGACCTGATCACCCTGCAACTGAAAGTCGCTGCACACACGCAGATGACCGGATTGATTTTTGGCTTCTACGTGAAGGATCGCCTCGGGCAACGGCTGTTCGGGGACAACTCGCACCTGAGTTACGAAGACGTCATCGAAGGGACTGAGGGTGATGTGTTCCTTGCTTCATTCCGGTTCCGTATGCCCATACTGCCGGTTGGCGCGTACTCCATCGACGCCGCGGTTGCATCCGGCACCCAGGACGATCACACCCAACAGCATTGGCTCCATGACGCGTTGCAGTTCCGTACCGTCGACAGCACGATGCGTCACGGCTTAATTGGTATCCCTATGTTGAGCATTAGCGTCGAAAAAGAGAGGTCACTGGCGTGATCGAATTCACCGGCGAACGGTATGTCCCGACCGAAGACGGGGACATGCGCTATGAGCATTTGCACCGCTATGGCTGGGCCGCACAGACAGTCAAGGGCCTGCATGTGCTGGACATTGCTTGCGGTGAAGGCTATGGCTCGGCGATTTTGGCCAGGTAC is a window of Paraburkholderia phytofirmans OLGA172 DNA encoding:
- the rfbD gene encoding dTDP-4-dehydrorhamnose reductase, with translation MRILLTGRNGQVGWELRRALAPLGDVLAFDRNEADLARPETLAKLVASVRPHVIVNAAAYTAVDNAETETELAHRVNAEAVGVLAEAAREQNALMVHYSTDYVFDGSSKTPYFETDPVAPLNAYGASKLAGERAIENVAGDWLTLRTTWVYGPRGSNFLRTMLRVAGERDRLRVVADQTGAPTSARMIADLTAHVVAQAQRERNAGEFESGLFHMTAAGETTWHGFASAIIEGARASGKMAIKATSIEPISSDEYPTPARRQQYSVLDNDKFDRRFRLGRLDWREGLALALDDLLGQ
- a CDS encoding ABC transporter permease; the encoded protein is METPNRLLHPLAVVYSLTENWHLIVQFVKREVAGRYKGSFLGLFWSFITPLLMLSIYTFVFGFVFKSRWRPTSTDHIEFAVVMFVGVLAHNLISECLTRAPMLVVGNPNYVKKVVFPLQTLPWIAIGTALFHMLVASVILLIAILFWQGHIPWTVIFVPVILLPFIVLIAGLVWFLASFGVFMRDLGQVMGIVSSLLMFMAPVFYPLTSVPPRLRAIIMLNPLTFVIDQIRNVAIWGGQVNWLGWAIYSVIAYIVASLGLFWFQKTRKGFADVL
- a CDS encoding ABC transporter ATP-binding protein, which encodes MRETAVEVHGLGKRYEIYSAPQDRLKQMILPRVSRMVGRQPKEYFREFWALRNVDLTVSRGETVAIIGQNGSGKSTFLQLVCGTLFPTQGEVKRSGRVAALLELGAGFNPDFTGEENVYLSGMLYGLTEKQLKERYKSIIEFAEIGDFVSQPVKTYSSGMYVRLAFAIAAHVDADVLVVDEALSVGDVRFTQKCMRFLREFQKNGTLLFVSHDVGAVTSLCSRAVWLDHGSVRMDGSAKEVVEAYLAEQHVLDRKAQGVAVSAVKTARARAKMKALDVVDPRVDQLKAANTIKVFEFDPAVQESAFGAGGASIVDVALIDEDGRQAQLMQGGDLITLQLKVAAHTQMTGLIFGFYVKDRLGQRLFGDNSHLSYEDVIEGTEGDVFLASFRFRMPILPVGAYSIDAAVASGTQDDHTQQHWLHDALQFRTVDSTMRHGLIGIPMLSISVEKERSLA